The Ptychodera flava strain L36383 unplaced genomic scaffold, AS_Pfla_20210202 Scaffold_37__1_contigs__length_1687728_pilon, whole genome shotgun sequence DNA window GTCTATAGATAtttctgtccgtctgtctgtccgcctgtctgtctctgtctgtctttctctgtctgtatgtctctgtctatctctgtctgtctgtctttgtctgtctgtctgtctgtctgtctgtctcaatctctctctctctctctctctctctctctctctctctctctctctctctctgtctctctctctctctctctctctctctctcctctctctctctctctctctctctctctctctctctctctctctctctctctctctctctctctcagttacCTTTTTGGAGCATATGTATTTCATCCCTTTAGCAACATCAATCGCAAAAGACAATAGCTGGTTTTTGTTAACACTTTCCCTATTGTCGACTAAATATTTCTTCAAGTTTCCTAATTTTGGACGACCTGTTATCAAGAGCAGCGGTTCTGGAATGTAAAGATTACCTTAAAtagaacattttttttaaaatttgtcttCATCTTTAGTGTCATGTGTATACATCAATTCATTTAATACAGAATTTACTGGTTGCGTTTAAATTAGGTACAAATACAAACGTACTTGCTTGGGCAGAATTGGAGTTCCCAGTACAATACTTATGTATACAGTATTTGgttcaaaatattcttactaAAAATGGCACCGCCTTTAAACTCACCCGATTTAGTACAACAGGCTATGATATTGTCGATGTTTTCATGGAAGTGCAGCGTTTTCATAAGGTCTATTTCAGCTTCAATAGCTGATTTAGAAATGGCATTTCCTGTAACAGAAATCAGTAGGTTGACGATCAATCGGAGCAATGTCACAATAAGTCGCAAATGACAAAGTTTAAATTAAAATATGTGCTATTTAGTTATTCTGTAGTGCAAAATGATGCGCTTGGCACAAATGTCGTTTAAATTCAATTACCTATTGGTTGCTTGATAATGACTTTGGTAGAGCCTTCTTTTCCACCGATAAACCAACCTTCTCCTTCCTGAAGTTCGAAAAAATCCCCGGAAAATAATGTTGCATCGACGTGTATTCTTTCACGATCAACCTCGAAAACCTGTTGCCCAGATACAAGGTATTCATTGTCTTGCTGTTCACCTAGTTGTGGTTCGACATATTGATCTTCATAGCAGGCAGACTTATGGAAAGAAAATAAAGAATCAAGAACGTCATTACAATGTTTGCTTGTCTTTTGTTTAGCTTGTCAAAGTGCAATCAAGATAAACACATTAAAACACATACTATGTTTGTTGCGTCTTTATCTTAACAAGAGTAAATCAATAAACATCTGAAAATGACtaaaacactgaaaatgtgctttttataaattttgagtCGTTACAGCTGCATTAAAACCTGAGTCATATAAGTTACATAGAAAGTGATCAACTTTTTTAGATTAATCACCTTTCTTTTCAATAAAGATGGTGATAAACCTTCATCGTACTCGTGGACGTCTCCTAATTGACCACTTAAGTAATCGTATTCATAGTCGCCGTCATTGTTCTCGATATCGACTGTGTTATTGTTAACAGGATTATCGTCATAGCTATATCTTTGACCTGCATCATCCAAGACTGTTACATTGCCAAGCGTTTCAATACGTAATTCTTCATACGGATCTGACTCTTCAGAAATTTCATCCGAGAGTGAATATTTTGAGTGTCTCTTCTCTCCtggttttaaaaaagaaagtgTAACCTTATCTACTGATATTTATATATCATGCTGAAATCATTTCATTAGCGGAACAGATTATACTTTGGTCTTTagacaagaaataaaaataaagggtGATACAGTAAGTCGTATTAAAGGAGCTATATaatggtacctattactcgaatAATACATGCGATCGTAAGATATGTAGATTTTACAGTATTAAGTTTTCTTCAGGTGCTTATATATAAGTATCAAGTAAGCACCTGATATAAATGCAACTATTTGAATTGCCAGAAAGTTCTGAACATGACTAATTTAATTTAGCGTAATTGAGGAAAGTGACTCAAATGAGGTGATAAACATCAAGTGACCCAAATGATgtgatatctatctatctatctatctatctatctatctatctatctatctatctatctatctatctatctatctatctatatatatatattatatatatatatatatatatatatatatatatatatatataatttattataactatttgtactttattattttttttattgtttatgcaAACAATCGTATCTGTAATGCCTACCTGAATTCCTGTGCTTGAAACTGCATATTATTACTATAGCAATGGTTGTTACTAAAAGCGCCGCTGCCAATGACGTAGAAATGGCGATATCCTCTTCGAAAGGCTCGCTTTCTGACATTGCTaaacaaaatcaacaaatccAAATTGTGATTTGGAGATCCCCTTCAGTCAGAAAGCTCCGTTAGTGACGTCATTGCAATGTAGGTATTCTTTGAGAAAGGCCATAGTCAGTATTAAATACAACGGTGTTCCGATTACTTGAAGCACATTTAGGCATGAACTGTATCTTAGAAGTATTTCAATGaaatgtatttaaatttatCCAAAGTTTAAATACTTTTTTCGTACTTGTGTTCCTTTAAGGTTTAAAGTTAACAGCCTGCATTTTTTGCCGACTtcaaacatatttatttttcaaacatcCAATATAACTCAGCGGCACTTTTTATGAAGCATTTGTTATATCTCAGAGATATTTCATGACGTCCACGGGAAAACTGAAACATATGAAGTATTGTAGTAAAGAGTCGCGACGAAGGTATTAAAACAAGAAATAAAGTAAGAATAACCAGGCATTTTAAGCTAGCAGGGGAAGACACAGAGACGTGAAGTGCCTAAAACCAAGATACTAACAAAACATGCACAGATCAAACATTTACTGGCCAACTACTGAAGATCGCTctgcatattatgtgtatatTTACCGAATCTTTACCTCCTTACCTTTGAAGCAGACCAACGATATCATTTATACATTTCATACCTATATAAACATGCGTAAGACGGCTTCAAGAGTCGACATAGTCTGTTCGAGAATGCGTTCGTCGGTGTAACCGTAAAAGCGTTCGTTAATAATTGACTACCACATGACCCTAGGGACCTCATTGATCCGGTGATTGCTCTGGTCTCCATAAAGTACACTGACATTTAATAAAAAATCTTTATGCGTGATTAATTATTTTACTAACAAACTGAAATATAAAACAAAGGTTTTGATATGTTAACATCACTGTGTGATACTCAAATTGACAAGCCGAACAATTCACAATTGGAGTTACTGTAACAATTCAATATGGTTGAAGCTACCTTTTAAAACAATAACATAAATTTTGCAACTTACACGAGTGTAAGGTCAACTGTTTAAGAATTGGCAATCAATAATACTAATATATTTTCAAGTTGTGTTATGCTTGATTTCTTCAGAATTTTAGGACACTAATACATTATTATCTGATGTTCTTAGTTTCTGAACAAGTGAATGACGATGGGGAAGATTGGAAAGAAAGTAACACTTACCAAATCGTGACAATGGCAAAGGTTTATTTATATGagcaaattttgaaagaaattataaactttgCAATGGTCGTGCTATCGATTGTCCCAGACGGAGAAATACACAACGATAGAGCCAAGTTCTTGAATTTAACTTAGTGCAATTGTTACTTTCTCTGGCAGTCGTTCATTTGAGGATGTGAATGAAAAGGGGGGAATAATTACTACTCACGGATGGCCAACGATGAACGGTTGGTTTTGTGCTTTACTAAGATTGTTGTCAGTTCTTTGAAGGTGCTGGGTGATCGAATGTAATAAAACTTGTtaaatttgatattgatattcGTAGAATTGTGCCATGGTTTTATAATATCACCCTCACATGATCCCAGTGTCATAATCTCAAACCGGTAACTATCAGCTGCttaaaataatatatgttaatttgtttacttTTAATATCTGGCACGGCATGGCAGACATGGCCGAAATATTTgcgaaaaaaaatataataatgaaACTAGTGTTTAGTTTCGATGTCGCAAATACATCTGGATATCAAACATGATATCTTGTTAATGCAAATTATTGATCTTGTCAACCAAAGTATTGAAATCAATCAGTAGATGGTTGAACTTTCGTGACCAAATCAGGAATGATTTAGGATTATGTCAAATGCCGTTTAGTCAGAAAAATAACGTCAGAGCTTCTGGCTAAATTATTACTACAGCCCTAGTTGTATTGATGAGAGTGGGTAGCCACCATTCGTAAATATATGATGACACGAGGATACGGAAAACTATTTCAACTTTTATAAGGCTGGATGTTAAGGGGAATGAATGAGTTGATAAATCAACAACATGGGCAGAGAGAGAACATAAGGCGGATGTCTATTGATTGACTACAGGTCAGAGGTTAATTGGCAAAGGTTACGGCGAAAGTAAAGCTTGTGCTGATATAAAGCTTGTGATGATATGTTCCACCGctgaatttttattgttttttaatGTCAGATTTTAATGCTGTGTCTTTCTCTTTGTGTATTGTTATTGTGTGCttcttttctgtacttttttaacTATGGACGATTTTTTAATAGTTTGTCTGAAATAAAaacctaataataataataataataataataaagcaaTGGCATAAGATCACCTAAGATATAAAGAAGAGATTGATGATTATATTTACCATGTTTGTAATACACTTAATTGTATTCAGAATATTGCGAATGCAGGTTGAGGAACAAATTATGATTTTACGATGTTATTATCATCATTGTTATCGTCAACATAGTCagcatcatcaccaccatcaccaccaccaccatcataagcatcatcatcatcatcatcgtattTATCCGTTTCGACAATGAAATCTCTCCCAAATTGGCCATCGTGTACGAAATGAGTAGACCATGTTTTACAAACCATTATCCTAAAGTAATGAGTGCCATTTAATGCCAATCAAGATTGCACGTTTATTCATTGATTTCAATCCCGAACCCAATACAGCACATACTTATTTTTATTGCTGTCGACTTGTTTATATTTGTGCTTAAATTTTAGGGAAATCGAACgaaataaattaattttatttggtaGTTGAACTGCAAATCATGTATGAATATTCTAAGAACAAACATTTGCTAATCGTGGTGGACCTAGGGGAGCATTGTTGTTACGGTGTCGCTGTATTCTTCAAGGCTTATCGTACACACACGAACACTGACCCTGTTGATCTGGCTTTTCCGCATTTGCTGATGCATGTTGTTTG harbors:
- the LOC139127788 gene encoding fibroblast growth factor receptor 1-A-like, coding for MISLVCFKAMSESEPFEEDIAISTSLAAALLVTTIAIVIICSFKHRNSGEKRHSKYSLSDEISEESDPYEELRIETLGNVTVLDDAGQRYSYDDNPVNNNTVDIENNDGDYEYDYLSGQLGDVHEYDEGLSPSLLKRKSACYEDQYVEPQLGEQQDNEYLVSGQQVFEVDRERIHVDATLFSGDFFELQEGEGWFIGGKEGSTKVIIKQPIGNAISKSAIEAEIDLMKTLHFHENIDNIIACCTKSEPLLLITGRPKLGNLKKYLVDNRESVNKNQLLSFAIDVAKGMKYICSKKVVRRYLAMEHISVFEGMRCKISNFSYCTGVIDDGQFFTVTNQLDDCYRGLHWRAFNMECTT